In Deltaproteobacteria bacterium, the sequence GTGGGCGCCTCGGGCAGCGCCAGCAGGCGCCACGGCCCGAAGGCCTTGGGCTTGGCCTTCGCGTCCTTCACCAGCTGGCTGAAGAGGATCGTCGACTGCAACGAGCCGGCGTGACCGACCCGCGGCTGCCACACCAGGTGCGTGACGCCCTTCTCGCGGTAGTACGCCCACAGCTCCTGCGATGTCTTCAGGGGCGCGTAGTAGAAGTACGCCTGGTGCCACTGCACGTCGCGGTGGACGACGCGGTCGAGCCCGAGCACCTCGCGGGTACCGCGGACGAGCAACACCGCGTCCTCGGGGGTCGCGTCGGTGATCTCGCGGAAGTGCTTGCGCCACGGGTAGCGATCACTCGGATCGAGCTTGCCGACGTAGCCCGTGCGCACGAAGTCGATGGTCGACTTGATGAACTCCTCGCCGGACCAGACCATGGTGTCGACGCTCCACAACACCTGGAACGCGACCAGCGGCACCACGGCCAGCCGCGCGAGCCGACCCATCTGCCACAAGCGCACCACCAGCGCCATGGTGGTCGCGATGAAGACCGCGACCGCGGCGTTGAGGTAGCGGTCCTGCAGATAGGTGTTGGTCCACACCAGGATCACCACGAAGCAGCACCAGATGCCGACCCAGATGCGCCGAGTGTCGCGCAGGAAGAACACGCACGGCGTCAGCAGCGTGAAGAGGCTGCCGAACAGCGGCCACTTCTGCTTCACGACCACGTAGTGGGGCTGGAAGCTGAACGTGAAGAAGTTGCGCACCGCGTCGGTCAGGCGGCCGATGCCGTGGGAGGTGGGCCGGTTGTCGGGGTCGCCGAGGTTCGAGGTGAACAGCGTGGTCGCCTCGGGGTTGTTGGGATGGGCGCCGGCCAGCTTGCCCATCAGGAACGGGTACATCGGGTCGCCGTAGAAGAGATAGTTCTTGATGAAGTGCGGCGACGCGACGCCGAGGCCGACGCCCATCACCACCAGCGGCGCCAGCCACAGCGTGCGCGCGGTGACCTCCGTGCGACCACGACGGCGCTCGATCCACAGCCAACACCAGCGCACCACGACCATCGCCCCGCACGCGGTGATCATGTAGATGGCTTGGTACTTGGTGAGGATCGATCCACCCGAGACCAGGCCCAGCACCGCCGCCCACCGCAGGTCGAAGCGATCGAGCAGGCGCACCGTCGCCAGCAGCACCGGCACGGCCCAGAAGCCGAGGAAGTGCTCGGCGCCGGCGGTCACGCTGTGGGCGAACGCGAACAGCAGCGGGAACAACATCACGCCGGTCCACAGCCCTCGTACGTTGCGGTCGCCCAGCATCCACTGCGCGGCCGCAGCCACCGCGACCGTGCGCCACGCCAGCATCACGAACTCGAGGTGCAGCGCCAGCATCCACTCGAACGGGTTGTGGACCCCGGGCAGCAGGAACGCCCAGGTGTACATCATGCTCGACAGGTGCGGCAGCGTGCGGTTGTACTCGGAGAGAAACGGCACGATGCGACCGGCACGCACGTAGTCGTGGGCGATCGGCAGGTGGTACCAGGCCGCATCGAGGGAGATGGCCTCGGGGCTGAAGGCGATCACGTAGACCACCGCGAAGCCGATCACGCACCAGATCACGGCGACGCGGCGGAACATCGCCATCGCGGCCGACTCCTGCACCGGCGCGCGCAGCTCGTCGATCGTGCGCACGACCAGCCCCCGCAGCTCGCGACGCGCGAAGGTCACGAACAGCACCGGCAGGCCCAGCGCAACCGAGGGGTGGAAGGCACCGACTGCGCCGGCCACGTAGAGGCTCAGCACGAACGCGACCAGGCCGACGGCCATGCTGAGCAGCCAGGTCTCTGCCAGCGGCGGCTCGTGCTCGCGCAGCAACCGTCGCAGGATCACGCGGCCCATGCCGACGCAGGCCGCGGTGTACAGCGCGAGGTAGACCCACAGCAGGCCCACGCGCCAGACCAACCACGCCCGCAGCGGATAGTGATGGTTCACCGTGGCGGCGAACACCGCCACGCCGATAAGGCACACCAGCGCGACGGCGATGCTCCGCAACGTCCCGCTGCCCCACGCACGCTTCCATCGGGGCTCGTGCCCGCGCTCGCCATCGTCCATCGCTAAACCACCACCCAACCGCCTACGAGACCGTGCCACCGATGCTCGGCTCGACGCGCAACGACGGCGCGTGTGACGACGCTAGCATCGGCCAGCGATGGCAGCAAGGCGAGCGTGGCGGACCCGCGCACCGCGGGAGGATGGCAGGCCCGTGCGCCGACGCGCAAGACCCCCCAGCTCGGGGCTCGACGCGCCGGTTCGGCGGCCAGCGGCGTCGCGCGTCGATCAGACCCACGGCCAGCTGGCGTGGCACGAGCCGCACACCGCGTGCTCGCGTCGGCGATCGGCACGATGGGCGTCACGCAGGGCCGTCATGCCGGGACCGTGGAAGATCGTTCGCAAGCTGTCGCGGCTCGCATCGCCGACCACCAGCTTGCGCAGTGCCGCGTCGTCACAGCACGGTGCGACGCGGCCGTCGTGGTAGACGAACATCGACGACCACGGCGTGGGGCACGGCGCGTGCCAGCTGTCCTGGGCGATCACCCGCAGGCGGTTGCGCACCGGCTGCCCGACGTCCTTGCGGGCCAGCTCGCCGAGCCAGTCGGTCCGGTTGGTGATCGAGATGCGATCGACGCCGGGCTGTGCGCGCCAGAAATCCTCGAACGCCGCCAGCTCGTGCACGTTCTCCTGCATCGCCACGCACGAGACGGTCACGCGCGGACCGCCGCCGGCGGCTTGCTTGAGCGCGAGGAAGCGCTGCAGGTTGCCGTAGGTCCGCTCGCGGCGAAGCGGCGGCATGATGCGCTCGTAGACCGCCGCCGAATAGCCGTTGACGCTGAAGTTCACGTCGGTCCAGCCACCTTGCTCGAGCATCGCGGACGCGAGCGCCTCGGTCAGCAGGCTGCCGTTGGAGTAGAAGGAGTACGACAGGCCCGCGGCGCGTACGATCGCGATCCGCTCGAGCCAGTGCTTGTCGACCAGCGGCTCGCCGTAGATCGACAGGCACACCTCCGGTACGCCCCAGCGCGCAAGCTGGTCGACGAGGCGCTGGAACAGCGCGCGATCCATGATGCCGACCATGCGACGCTCGCCGTGCACGCACATCACGCAGCGCGCGTTGCAGGTCAGCGCGGTCTCGATCGCGACCCGTGGTACCACCTCGGGCAGCGCCCGATCGGCGGCCGCGACCCGGTGGTGGACGAACGCCCGGAACGCGCGCGTGCGCGTCAGCGGCGGCCAGCTGTACAGCGACCGGGCGGCGTGCACGAGGCGCGGCGACTTCAGCAACGCCCGTCGCACCCGCGCCAGCGCGGGGTGCCTATCCACCGGTGCAGCGACCATCTACCCCGGCCATGGCACGCCGACCCCGCATCTGT encodes:
- a CDS encoding radical SAM protein; translation: MVAAPVDRHPALARVRRALLKSPRLVHAARSLYSWPPLTRTRAFRAFVHHRVAAADRALPEVVPRVAIETALTCNARCVMCVHGERRMVGIMDRALFQRLVDQLARWGVPEVCLSIYGEPLVDKHWLERIAIVRAAGLSYSFYSNGSLLTEALASAMLEQGGWTDVNFSVNGYSAAVYERIMPPLRRERTYGNLQRFLALKQAAGGGPRVTVSCVAMQENVHELAAFEDFWRAQPGVDRISITNRTDWLGELARKDVGQPVRNRLRVIAQDSWHAPCPTPWSSMFVYHDGRVAPCCDDAALRKLVVGDASRDSLRTIFHGPGMTALRDAHRADRRREHAVCGSCHASWPWV